The genomic interval CCGAATACCCGTTAGTGGGGCTGTAAGCGCGCATATCGACGTCAATCGATCACGATCGTGCTAATAAAGGTTCTATACGCGATCGGCGGTTTATGCAATTTGTTACATTTGTTTGATTAGAGTCTGATTGCTGAATGCTATATTGAAGGTAAAATTCATTGTCTCTCAACTGACATGAATTGGTCATTGGTCAGGCTCAAACCTGACAGGCTCGGCAGTTATGGCAGTTATGGTGTTGGGAGCAAATGGAATGGGTGGAAATgaatagatatatgtatgggAACCTGGAGCCTATGTCGGGTAGCGACCTACGGTAAGAGAGAGATAGTGTAGTTAGAGTCGGACGCGCTTGTCTGATGTATAGAGACTATCTCGCATGAAAACATTGACTGTCAGAGCAGAAAAGCACTCATGTAAACAAACTCTAGAGTTTAATGATTTGAAAATGGTGAAACGATGTGCCATAGTTTCGTGTAAAAATGAGTTTGTTCCCGGTCGTGGCGTAACTTATCATGCGTAAGTATACATGATTGTTCCCATACAGATGATTGATAAGCTAATTACATTGGGTAGAATATgtttcgaaataataattcatgttTTTAGATTTCCAACTAAAGATGCGGAGCGTAAAAAAAAGTGGCTCGACGCAATACCAAATGGtctaattaataatatcacAGAAACAAATTTCATATGCAGTCTGCACTTTCGGCCAGAAAACTATTTTGATACTCCGTcgggtagaaattttttaaaaaaagatgCCGTTCCATCAAGCTTTGAATTTCTCCCACATGTTGCATCAAAGAAAACCGAGGAAATCATGgttcgtttatattttttcaagtttcaaatttcatgGTATGCAGGGGTAATATTGTTCCAGTAAATGTACTGAACTCTAGAATAGTCAATGTTGTTCCAGGTAGCAAATAATGAGTTAACAGTTAACCCGAGAAACAAACTGAAACGACGTGTAGAAGATAACATGACAGATGAATTTGAGAATATGCGTGCTGATGATGAGGTATGTATTAAAAGTTGAAGTCATATATCTTAAAACATATACATGATCGATGAAGATGCATTTACACCTCTCATTGTAGGAGAACACATCACCTGAAGTTGCTCATAACAAATCTGATGCTAGCACTCAAACATCGCCAAAGCAATCAAAACCAACTCCTCGGATGGATATCTTGGCAAACAAAGTGGATGTTCTACAGAAACGTTTGAGGCGTCGAGATGCAAAAATCAGCATCATGGAAGATGTAATAAAAagcctgaaagaaaattcaaatcattCGGAAGGTATACAGGGCATATTAGAGAAACATTTCAGCGGCGATAAATTGGAACTACTTCTAAATGaggtgaataataataacgttacGCCTAATAACAGACAGTACTCCGAAAATATTAAGCAGTTTGCGTTGACAATGTATTGTTTCTCTCCTAAAGCTTACGAGCTACTTCGAAAGTATTTGTGTTTTCCTCATCCTGGTACTATGAGAAAATGGATTTCATCATATAATTGTGATAGTGTAAAGTTCAGTGACAGGGAACAATCGCCATAGTTATTTTAGAGCACGGGTATATCGTGCGCGATATTCAAACATTTCAAAAGAGTAGACGTGcgctgaaaaattcttcagtcAAGGCAATGGATCATTGATCTCTAATTGATATCAATGCAATAGATtattagaatataaaaaaatctggaatcaAGATCGGGaagacatatgtatacaacagcggttcaatatatctatggcacTACTATATTAAGACGTCCGAAACGCTCATGTGTGGGTTGGAGCCCAACACGAACGCAGCCATGCCGTTTGCATAAATATTAGTCGGCGACATCAAAAATTCCAAGCACATAAAGGCGAAGTTTAGGACCgtaagaaattattttcctcaTAAAACTAATTTCTAAATTGTAAAATTACCACTTTTGGACACAATAGAAGCctatagaaaattttgttaataacaaaataaaacaaattataaaatgtaaaatcgtCACTAGGTGCCAAGGATAAAATAGGGCAAattgttataataaaattattcgctaAAATTAACCATGATAAAAATGGACATGATAGAAGCCCATAGAACAAATGGGATTAACTCCCCAGGCGGGGAGCCAGCAGCTAGTTTTTTCTATCAAgcattatcatttttgtttaaattagAACACAGCGAAGACGCCACcaattattctttttgttcCATCACTTCGTGATATTGTTGATTTATATTGAAAAACCAAACATCATTATtaaagataaattatttttgttaaccAAGTGCATGATATTCATTTCTGCAGGCCACACGACCTTATATTTGTATTTCTCTTTATTGTTACCCGAGAGCTTTCAGCGCCTAAAAACCTAGTTTGGAATCTCGATTATCTATCTCGTACTCCATTGCGGTTGTACGAGATATTGTCTAGTCAGATTCTACATCCTATCTGCGATCTCGATCATCTATCCGGTACTCCATTGCCGTTGTACAGGATACTGTCTGATCGGATCCACTATCCGTCCGAATTTGGGTCGTCTACTTTTTATTCCATTGCGGTTATAAAGAATACCGTTTGGCCAAATTCACGTTTCTACCCTTCCAGAGCATGATTCGACTATTTAATCCCCAAGTCAACACATGATCAGCTGACGGCATCGACATACTGTTATATTTTGAGAAGCCTACGACAGAGATaggtaagaagaagaaggacaACACAAAAACACGGCCGCTACGGGGACAAACGCCCTGGAGTCGGCACCGTAACTCCCGCGCAGAGCGAGTACATAAACGCAACGCGAAAACGGGACGTTACAATATTTCAATACGAAACATTGCACTAAACAGTTTTTCTGCAtttgtctttcttttcaacttccaaaaatatttcctAATAATTTATACACAGATTTGGAATCCCAGTGAGTAGATCAGACGGGCGTAAGGTGCAGCTTCGTCAAGGATTCCTCAGTTCATTTTGTGGAATTATTTTGGACCCGGAAATCTTGCCTTCACTCCAATCATATCTATTTCATCTACAAATGAATCTATTTGACTTTCTGAAAATTCCTGCCTCAAATGCGTCGCCCCATAAGCTGATATAAATCACATCGCGTTGTCTTCAAAATgagtgatgataaaaatattttccggaACTGTGTTTTGACAGAAGAAAAGCTATCCTATGATATTTTCAAGTTTAACCGTAATTAATCTTTAGCGTTGCAATTTTTCCAGTATTTTCCAACAATATGCACAATTGTAGGTATGGAGGTCAAGCGCTGTAAGACTAACAAAAAGCTAGAAGCACAAACCGAGACGAAGGATACATTAAACGCACATAGGTGCAGTCACTTTATTTCTTTGATAACCACTTGATATGCCTTGACTTCTCCTGTCGATGCGGAATTCTAATGGGCAGTGCTACACAGGGTGTTCAAAAATTAGTCGTCGTATTATTCTGTAGATATATGCccccaaaaaatttatttggttGCAACttagaatgaatttttcgggGGCTTATTTTTGCAGATCTTCACCCATTTTAAGGTGAACCAGATTTGACATTGTATGTGCAACGCAGTACAAAGTGTAACACCTACGATGcgcaaaaagaaatgaaaattaaaaaatggcgATGCTGAccagttttcaaaattcatcgattgcCGGAGATTGGCAAGTTCTCGAAAGTTTTGGCTTGGGGCAGAACGTTGTACAAGGGCATACAAGTctggtaaaagaaaaacaaaatggcggtgtTGGGgcacaaattttattttttgttt from Athalia rosae chromosome 6, iyAthRosa1.1, whole genome shotgun sequence carries:
- the LOC105692626 gene encoding THAP domain-containing protein 1-like isoform X1, with the translated sequence MKTLTVRAEKHSCKQTLEFNDLKMVKRCAIVSCKNEFVPGRGVTYHAFPTKDAERKKKWLDAIPNGLINNITETNFICSLHFRPENYFDTPSGRNFLKKDAVPSSFEFLPHVASKKTEEIMSMLFQVANNELTVNPRNKLKRRVEDNMTDEFENMRADDEENTSPEVAHNKSDASTQTSPKQSKPTPRMDILANKVDVLQKRLRRRDAKISIMEDVIKSLKENSNHSEGIQGILEKHFSGDKLELLLNEVNNNNVTPNNRQYSENIKQFALTMYCFSPKAYELLRKYLCFPHPGTMRKWISSYNCDSVKFSDREQSP
- the LOC105692626 gene encoding THAP domain-containing protein 1-like isoform X2 codes for the protein MKTLTVRAEKHSCKQTLEFNDLKMVKRCAIVSCKNEFVPGRGVTYHAFPTKDAERKKKWLDAIPNGLINNITETNFICSLHFRPENYFDTPSGRNFLKKDAVPSSFEFLPHVASKKTEEIMVANNELTVNPRNKLKRRVEDNMTDEFENMRADDEENTSPEVAHNKSDASTQTSPKQSKPTPRMDILANKVDVLQKRLRRRDAKISIMEDVIKSLKENSNHSEGIQGILEKHFSGDKLELLLNEVNNNNVTPNNRQYSENIKQFALTMYCFSPKAYELLRKYLCFPHPGTMRKWISSYNCDSVKFSDREQSP